Proteins from a single region of Octadecabacter arcticus 238:
- a CDS encoding IS1595-like element ISOar1 family transposase, which translates to MDHHDYLAWLSEIDDLSSYQRIATVRLLAGQPSLEAVIGLLEERIGTARNCPHCAAGGAVIRGRSNGLKRYFCKICSKTFNALTGTPLARLRHKDCWTEFAGSLSDGDTVKTSAARCGVASSTAFRWRHRFLRAVTAGAIKLRGIVEADETFVLSSRKGERNLDRKARRRGGKASKRGVSHEQVPVLVAADRSGATVSAILPAVSAAHLQAVLQPVLDQDALLVTDGCTSYPPCAAAMGISHEALNQTAGERVRGELHIQTVNSRHERLKSFLRRHRGVATKYLDSYLRWFHLAVLPRQPTPRAVLAAAAGILPVRPCA; encoded by the coding sequence ATGGACCATCACGACTATCTGGCCTGGCTATCTGAGATTGATGATCTGTCCTCGTACCAGCGGATTGCAACGGTTCGGTTGCTGGCTGGTCAGCCGTCGCTGGAAGCCGTGATCGGACTGTTGGAGGAGCGGATCGGGACGGCACGAAACTGTCCGCATTGTGCGGCGGGCGGGGCTGTGATCCGAGGCCGCTCTAACGGGCTGAAGCGGTATTTTTGCAAGATCTGCAGCAAAACCTTCAACGCCCTAACTGGGACGCCGTTAGCTCGGCTGCGACACAAAGATTGCTGGACAGAATTTGCTGGGTCATTAAGCGATGGCGACACGGTGAAGACCTCGGCGGCGCGCTGCGGGGTGGCCAGCAGCACGGCTTTTCGCTGGCGTCACCGCTTCCTGCGGGCTGTGACGGCTGGCGCGATCAAACTGCGCGGTATCGTCGAGGCCGATGAGACGTTTGTCTTGAGCAGTCGTAAAGGCGAACGGAACCTCGATCGCAAGGCCCGCAGGCGCGGCGGCAAGGCGTCCAAACGGGGGGTATCGCATGAGCAAGTTCCAGTTTTGGTGGCCGCCGACCGCTCCGGCGCGACCGTCAGCGCCATATTGCCGGCGGTGTCTGCCGCTCATTTGCAAGCGGTTTTGCAGCCAGTTCTTGACCAGGACGCCCTGCTGGTCACTGACGGCTGCACCAGTTATCCGCCCTGCGCCGCCGCGATGGGCATCAGCCATGAGGCGCTCAACCAAACCGCTGGCGAGCGCGTCCGGGGAGAACTGCACATCCAGACCGTCAACAGCCGCCATGAGCGGCTCAAGTCCTTTCTTCGTCGCCATCGTGGCGTCGCCACCAAGTATCTCGACAGCTATCTCAGATGGTTTCATCTCGCAGTGCTTCCAAGGCAGCCAACACCACGCGCAGTCCTCGCCGCAGCAGCAGGTATCCTGCCGGTTAGACCATGTGCATAG